The segment CTTTGCTTTTTATTCAATTACATCTCTCTCCTATGGTTGATATTTTAGTATTGAGGCAATTATAGCATTCACTGTATGCCAATCTGAGATAAAAGTGTGAAGGTTTTATGAAAGTGAATCTTCCTAGTCGAGGATATTGCCCACCTTTATAAAGGAATGAGCATAAACGGGGAGAAGAATAAATAAATCTTTACTGAAATGATCGATAAATGGCTAATGATTATCTGTGTAAATCAAATTAAAAGTATATAGCTGATTTTTCCATTAAATTAGAAACCCAGCTTTTATTTTTTAGATTAATTATAATAAAGTGTTTATTGAAACTGACTTATACCACCAGTTCAGAATCAATTATTGTAGTTGATTAAATATTTTTATCAGGCTCTGACTTTGTATTTTATACGTTAGTTAATAGGATGCGGTTAAGATTTACACTGACCATTATCTAAAAATCCTCTACATCTATTTTTTTCCAATTTACAATTAGCTCGTATTTCATTCTTTAGATTGATATTCAAGTTGCTTTTCTACTTTATACCACAATCGGGCCATTATATATAGTATCATGGTAAAAAATGAGGTTCGATCGAACCTCATTCTATGTTTACATGTTAATAAAGATATGGTTTATTTTAATTGATTTCCTTATAAATTGCGGCCCAATCGACCTTTAATTGTTCCTTCAATTTCTTATTTTCTTCTTCGAGATGCATCATTTTCTTTCGAAGTGATGCAATTATCACATCTTTAGAATGGTCTGTCATGTTTCGTTTTACTTGATTCGGTGAATCTAATTTTTCTTCTTGTTTTCTTAATGTTTCAATTCTCGACCTGATATCGCTGTGTTTATATAAAAATGGTTTTGATACCCCTGATTTTGCTGATACAGAATTAAAATTTATCTTTTCTTTATGTTTAATCATTTCTTTAATGGTACTTTCAACCTTTTGCTTTGCTTTTTGCTGTTTTTCTTCGATACTTCGAAGAAGTGGTTGAGTATTTGGGTTTATATTTGCCATTGTATTTCATCTCTTTCTATATTCAGTTTCTCAATTCTCTTCTTGTTTTAGGAAGTCCATAAATCCCACCATTTTTTATTATTCCATCTCTAATTTCTTTATACTTTTTCAATTTTGGCTGAATAATTTCAATTGATCTATTTCTACCTGATTTTTGATATATCTCAATATCAGATTCCATTTTAAGAATTTGGTCGTTATAGAAATCTAGAAACGTCAGATCTACATGGAAACTGCGGCAATTGTTTTTTATACATGGTGGTTCTAAAGTTTGTTCCAAAAAGTCACAATTATTTTTGGGGCTTTTAATACACAAACCGTGATCTAATCGAATGGAATCCAAATTGTGGCGGAGCCATTCTAACTCTAATCCATTTTCGTCTGCTTGTTTTTCTATACTAGTAGCGATAATTTTGCCACCTGGATTTAATCTTACAGCCCCATTACTTGTGGCTTTTTCCCATTCTTTTCGAAGGGTTGTATCATGAATCTGGGCGTATACCAGTGTCATTTCAGGGCTCACATGAGCCATCAGCTTTTGTACATGTAAAATGTTCATACCGTTATTAATAAGGTTTACTCCATAACGATGTCTAAATGCATGTGCTTTACATCGATAGATATCTCCGTTTTCATCCATTATATTATTTTCAATAGCTAGTTTATTTAAATTATTTACTACATTGTCACGCGAAATGGGCTGTCCTTTTCTTGTACCATGATAGGTTGGAAATAAATAATTTAATGGATTTGTTTCTGAAGTCGATTTTTCCCTTGTTAATTTTTGTTGGGAAAGCACAACCTTAGCTATTTCTTCCGAAATTGGGACCCGATGATTTTTCCCCTTTACTTTACGCTGATCTCCGGTAATCCACCAACCATCTTCTCTTTGAATCAAGCAATCTACTTTCAAAGAACACACATCTGAAATTCTAAAGCCTGATGTCTCTAACAATATTACAACCGGAATAATCTCCTGCGGCAGTTTTCCCATGTGATCAATGATCTGATTCCAAACAAAATCAGATATGTATTTAATTTCGTTAGATGCCTTTGGAGGTAGTCTAGGTTTATCTTCAGGTACAATTAGGATTCCTACAGGCTTTTTGGGAGCTTCATCCCATTCATATCTTTGAATATATACAATAAACGTTTCTAGTACAGATAATGAGCGATGGATGTGATTCTCAGTAGGGGGTTGACCTTTGTGAACGCTATCTCCACCCATTGGAGAGGTTCGCAAATAATGCATAAATTCCTCGATATCTCTCCTACTTAATGAGGTTAAGTCTTGCCAGTTTGGATACTTTTTATAAATATATTTAAAGAATTCTTGCAGCTTTGCCATGGTTTGTATGCCAGAACCCCAGCTTAAACTTTCTTGTATTAGAACACGTTTTTCGATATATCTTTTTGCCAAGTTTTGAAAAGGTCTTGGTACAGAAGTGAAATTTAAAGTGTACCCGCAATTACTGTTATTATAGTCAATACCTAGTTTTCGAACATCCCAAATATCTTTCTCTGTTTCCTTCCGTTGATCATACCAGTCAAAGAAAAATGAATAAATTCGGTTGTATAACTGGAGGTAGCCTTTTACTGTTAAGTCGCTTTTCCCATGTTCAAAAAGATAGGTTTTATAGTGAATTGAAAATTTCCCGTAAGGGATGTCTAGAATAGAACCAATATCAGAATAGAATCTGAAAATAAAATCTTGCAATTTATTAAATGCAGTAGAATTACTCCATACTGTTGCCATATTTATTTCTAAATTAGTCAACCGACTGAAGAAATAATATTTAAATTCATTTCTAATTCTTGGATTCAATGTTTCCTCAAATTTAATTATTGGGCTTTTTATTATTATTTCTTTTTTGTAAAGGGGACAATCTAATGCATCCCATTCTTCGTTTTCCCAATACCCACTTAACTCTTGTAAAATTTGCTCATATCTTACAGCTCTAGCTTGTTGTTCAGTTGCTTTATTTAATAAAATCATTCTTGTCACCTTTCATCTTGTCATGTGCTTTCTGCCACTCTTTTCGTATAGTGACATCGGTGGGATGAACATAAGTCTTAATTGTTGTTTGAACGTTCGAATGACCCAACAACTTTTGGATTATCGATATTTCTACCCCTTGTTCATGAAGCTCAGTGGCATAAGTATGCCTTAACATATGGGGGGTAATATCAATCTGGGTTTTCTTTCTTATACGTTTAATTACATCGAAAGCTGCTTGATAATTTAATGGTTCTCCCTTATTAGGACCAGTTAGATTTATAAATACATGATTGGTATCCGCGTCATGATAATCAATTAGGTAATCTTGAAAAACATTCATTGTATCGCCAGATACATATACTCTTCTTCCTTTGCCGTTTACAGTTTTAGATTCTCGTACTTGAATGGAGGTAGAGCCAATATCAAAGTCCTCGATCCATAAAGATAATGCCTCTCCAATTCTAAGACCGCCTTCATACAAAATTCGAACCAATAAAGCATCTCGAATATTGCTACACGCATCATGAATAGATTGAACCTGATCTTTTGTAAGTGTTAAAACCTCTCTCCGAGGTTCTTTAATTTTTAAAATGTTTTTATCAAGTGGCTTCCCCTTTGATATATGATGTAGAAAGGGTTTGAACGATCGGTAATTCCCAATCACTTGCTTCTTTGTTTTTTCTGATAGATCTTTTTCATAATCTTCAATTCGCATTAAATAATCGTAGAAACTCTGAACGCAAGTCACCATAGTATTAACTGTTCGCTCAGATCTCCTTGCTTTTGTTTGTTGAAATTGAATTACTTTAGTAGATTGATTAGGACTTCTTAGCCAAGATACATACTCCGCCAGAAGGTTAAGATCCACTTCCTTGTACTCTTTTTCTTTTTCGTTTAAAAATTGAAAGTAAAACTTTAAATAATGACAGTATGACTTTAAGGTATTTTCGGCCTTTCCAATGTTATCTAGATATTTAAGAAACCTTAAAACTGGACCGACAGGTTTGTTATCTCCATCAATAAGCAAATATCTTTTTCTGTCATTAATTAAAACCTCTTGCACTTTCATTAACATCACCTCCAAAAACAATAGTGATGTATTTTTGTTTCTCTTTCTATGAAAACTATGTTTACTATATTTATCTACTATATATATGTTGTAAATAAAGAAACAAAAAGGGCGTAGTAATTAACGTTATTAACGTTAATTACTACGCCCTGGTATACTACATATAATGGCCCGATTGCGGAATAAGCATGACTAGACAATTTGATTATAGAACCAGCGGCCTCAAATAGGATTTAAGACTAAATACTCGCTATAGGATCTTGAGAAACGTTCTATAGCAAATTTCATTGAAAGTCCCACTTTGGTCGTCTTAAATCCTTATACACAGTACATTATGTTTATATCCCCTATAGAAACAACAGCTTCTTTTATTCCTAGTTTTCAATCAGAGTGTGAATCCAAAAAAAAGCCTATTATCTGCACCCTGTAGGTAGTAGGCTTTTTAAATTTAAGAATTATTTTAGTAAGTTAATCGGATTCCCATCATTATTTAAGAACAGTCTATTTACTTCCTCTTTTATCCAAAATAAGCGTTAATCCTCTAAATAAGCGTTAACCTCTTTTGTATTGCTTTTCCTTATGGAAGAACTGTTCCCATTTCATGACGACCACCTTTTGCCTCATGATAAGCATGAGAAGAAGGAGTCCAATCAACACAGCCACCATGGCCGTAGGAGAGAAATCTGTGATGAATTGTCCGAAGACTGTATAAATGATGGCGAGTGGAATGTTACTTAGAAGAGATGCTTTCGCATATTTCGGAAAGCTTTTCGTCGTTTCAATCAAACAGAGGGAGAGCAGGTGAAAGTGAATGAACGGTACGAGGCGCATAATCGTTATTTGGCCAACAGTGAAATTGGCACGGTTGCCGAACAATCTTTCTTTCATGATTAAAATCTTCCCAAAGATACTGGGAAACTGTTGATAAAAGAAATAAAAAAATAGGCTTGATAACGTTAATCCCGCTATCGAATATATGCTACCCACAACTCCGCCGAACAAAGCACCACCTGCAATACAGATGATGACAACCGGGATGAATAGGACTTGTCTTAATATATGGAAAAGAATAAAACCAAGAGAAGCCAGCCACCAATGACTTTCAATGACGACAAAAAGTACGTCTAATTTTTCGTCCATTCTGCTTGCCCCCTTAGTTGTAATAGTAAAGCTTATTCATATTATATGGAATTATGTTAGCCTATCAGACAAGGAGAAAGTACCCCAATAATCCAACATATAAAAAAGTGACAAACGGAAGTCCAAAACGGAAAAGCGGTCGTTTTGTTTTATGCCGGTATGTTCGCATCCCCATCCATGTGCCAAGGGCTCCACCTAGGAGCGCTATTCCCCACAGGTGTAACTCAGGTACCCTCCAACGATGATCAATGGCCCGCTGTTTATCCACTTTCATTATAATGAAGCCTACTATGTTAATAAAAATAAAGTAACCGATGAGTACTTCCATCATATCCTCCAGCATTGGAATGTGTGCATTACTTTTTTGCAGACTAATGACCGATTTTTTTACATGGTCTATATATATTCATTTTACCAAATACAAAAGAGGCTACCAAATCGTTAGCCTCTTTTGTGTAAAGAATTATTTATTTAAGCTGTTTTTCGCAGCAGTTGCCAATTCAGCAAATGCTTTTTCGTCGCTAACTGCTAGCTCAGCTAACATTTTGCGGTTTACTTCGATTCCAGCTACTTTCAAACCGTGCATTAGACGGCTGTAAGAAAGACCGTTCATGCGAGCCGCTGCGTTGATACGAGCGATCCAAAGCTTACGGAAGTCGCGTTTCTTTTGACGACGATCACGATAAGCGTACATTAGGGATTTCATTACTTGTTGGTTAGCTACTTTATATAAAGTGTGTTTAGAACCGTAATAACCTTTGGCTAATTTAATGACTTTTTTACGACGTTGGCGTGTTACTGTACCGCCTTTAACTCTTGGCATTATAAATACCTCCTATAAAAATATTATCTTAAGTTGTCTAACATGTGACGGATGCGTTTGAAATCACCTTTGCTGACCATAGCTGATTTACGCAATTTACGCTTTTGCTTTTGAGACTTGTTAGCGAATAAGTGACTTGTGTATGCGTGAGAACGCTTTAAGCTACCAGATCCAGTTTTCTTGAATCTTTTTGCTGATCCGCGATGAGTTTTCATTTTAGGCATTGGAGTTCCTCCTCATATGAATTACTTTTCGTTTTTAGGTGCCAAAATTAAGAACATGCTACGCCCATCCATCTTTGGATGAGACTCAATTGTTGAAACTTCTGCACATGCTGCAGAGAAACGATCAAGCACACGCTGACCAATTTCTTTATGCGTAATCGCACGTCCTTTGAATCGGATTGATGCTTTTACTTTGTCTCCTTTTTCAAGGAACTTAATTGCATTGCGAAGCTTCGTATTGAAGTCATGCTCATCAATAGTAGGACTTAAACGAACTTCCTTTAAGCTGATTACTTTTTGGTTTTTGCGCGCTTCTTTATCTTTCTTCTGTTGCTCGAAACGGAACTTTCCGTAGTCCATGATTCGGCATACAGGAGGTTTCGCATTAGGCGCAACCATTACTAAGTCAAGATTTGCACGTGCTGCAATTTCCAGCGCTTCTACTTTTGACTTAATTCCTAGCTGGTCTCCATTTTGACCGATTAG is part of the Sutcliffiella sp. FSL R7-0096 genome and harbors:
- a CDS encoding DUF6262 family protein; translated protein: MANINPNTQPLLRSIEEKQQKAKQKVESTIKEMIKHKEKINFNSVSAKSGVSKPFLYKHSDIRSRIETLRKQEEKLDSPNQVKRNMTDHSKDVIIASLRKKMMHLEEENKKLKEQLKVDWAAIYKEIN
- a CDS encoding tyrosine-type recombinase/integrase, coding for MILLNKATEQQARAVRYEQILQELSGYWENEEWDALDCPLYKKEIIIKSPIIKFEETLNPRIRNEFKYYFFSRLTNLEINMATVWSNSTAFNKLQDFIFRFYSDIGSILDIPYGKFSIHYKTYLFEHGKSDLTVKGYLQLYNRIYSFFFDWYDQRKETEKDIWDVRKLGIDYNNSNCGYTLNFTSVPRPFQNLAKRYIEKRVLIQESLSWGSGIQTMAKLQEFFKYIYKKYPNWQDLTSLSRRDIEEFMHYLRTSPMGGDSVHKGQPPTENHIHRSLSVLETFIVYIQRYEWDEAPKKPVGILIVPEDKPRLPPKASNEIKYISDFVWNQIIDHMGKLPQEIIPVVILLETSGFRISDVCSLKVDCLIQREDGWWITGDQRKVKGKNHRVPISEEIAKVVLSQQKLTREKSTSETNPLNYLFPTYHGTRKGQPISRDNVVNNLNKLAIENNIMDENGDIYRCKAHAFRHRYGVNLINNGMNILHVQKLMAHVSPEMTLVYAQIHDTTLRKEWEKATSNGAVRLNPGGKIIATSIEKQADENGLELEWLRHNLDSIRLDHGLCIKSPKNNCDFLEQTLEPPCIKNNCRSFHVDLTFLDFYNDQILKMESDIEIYQKSGRNRSIEIIQPKLKKYKEIRDGIIKNGGIYGLPKTRRELRN
- a CDS encoding tyrosine-type recombinase/integrase, which codes for MKVQEVLINDRKRYLLIDGDNKPVGPVLRFLKYLDNIGKAENTLKSYCHYLKFYFQFLNEKEKEYKEVDLNLLAEYVSWLRSPNQSTKVIQFQQTKARRSERTVNTMVTCVQSFYDYLMRIEDYEKDLSEKTKKQVIGNYRSFKPFLHHISKGKPLDKNILKIKEPRREVLTLTKDQVQSIHDACSNIRDALLVRILYEGGLRIGEALSLWIEDFDIGSTSIQVRESKTVNGKGRRVYVSGDTMNVFQDYLIDYHDADTNHVFINLTGPNKGEPLNYQAAFDVIKRIRKKTQIDITPHMLRHTYATELHEQGVEISIIQKLLGHSNVQTTIKTYVHPTDVTIRKEWQKAHDKMKGDKNDFIK
- a CDS encoding VTT domain-containing protein, whose product is MDEKLDVLFVVIESHWWLASLGFILFHILRQVLFIPVVIICIAGGALFGGVVGSIYSIAGLTLSSLFFYFFYQQFPSIFGKILIMKERLFGNRANFTVGQITIMRLVPFIHFHLLSLCLIETTKSFPKYAKASLLSNIPLAIIYTVFGQFITDFSPTAMVAVLIGLLLLMLIMRQKVVVMKWEQFFHKEKQYKRG
- a CDS encoding DUF1294 domain-containing protein, encoding MMEVLIGYFIFINIVGFIIMKVDKQRAIDHRWRVPELHLWGIALLGGALGTWMGMRTYRHKTKRPLFRFGLPFVTFLYVGLLGYFLLV
- the rplT gene encoding 50S ribosomal protein L20 encodes the protein MPRVKGGTVTRQRRKKVIKLAKGYYGSKHTLYKVANQQVMKSLMYAYRDRRQKKRDFRKLWIARINAAARMNGLSYSRLMHGLKVAGIEVNRKMLAELAVSDEKAFAELATAAKNSLNK
- the rpmI gene encoding 50S ribosomal protein L35 encodes the protein MPKMKTHRGSAKRFKKTGSGSLKRSHAYTSHLFANKSQKQKRKLRKSAMVSKGDFKRIRHMLDNLR
- the infC gene encoding translation initiation factor IF-3; the encoded protein is MISKDMMVNDGIRAREVRLIGQNGDQLGIKSKVEALEIAARANLDLVMVAPNAKPPVCRIMDYGKFRFEQQKKDKEARKNQKVISLKEVRLSPTIDEHDFNTKLRNAIKFLEKGDKVKASIRFKGRAITHKEIGQRVLDRFSAACAEVSTIESHPKMDGRSMFLILAPKNEK